The genomic window TTCTATGGTACCCATGTAACAAGGGTGTGTGTTTGTGAGTGAAAGTGATgagaaaatactaaaaaacatcaataaatttgtatgtaaattgcTTTACAATTGACGGTGAGATGTTGCgagttttatagttttgtacaaatgttatttgtggttaaaatattgtgttttatattataatattatgaagatatctataatttcgaaaaatgattgttttagtGATATTGGgagcatattattttatagttttgttatttcgGATACTGTGTTACAGTAAATGGGATGGCAATTTAAtggaattatttgtttgttcataaaaatgccctagaaaatatacatttcgtGGAAGTAATCAtcataatttttacttattatattgcTAAATAACTAATAGGTATGtagggacgcggagtatccaattggaggtaccgcgtcctggccactttatggtgactgttgaaggaacaccgtcaggtttttagtcggtatgcccaagtcagccggaacgcctagccggcgggagagcccgacagacccccgctacctccctgaaGCGGGACATGCAATAATGCATtatcctgacgaaaaaaaaaaacgtaactAATAGGGATGTTGAAAGAATGATAAAGGGGTTAAGCTTTGACTCAaacacgctgaccaagtgcaagACTTTGCActccttcaaaaactgttaaaaacATATATACCCTTGTATGgcttcatcacgatgttttccttcaccgttataacaagcgATCAtgatttataatacacacataattttaaaagcattagtaacttcttttttacatttattactttctttTCAGAGCCTAAAAAGAAGgacaaaaagaagaagaagaaagctGAAGTAAGTTGTTATTCCgaatttaattaactatttacttaagaaacatacttattaaaatttgcgATTCCATATTGCAGATTTcctttagtattataataaaaaaaaaccattaatgtcccactgctgggcaagggtctcctcccgtaatgagggaggggttaggttaggttacaggattacgcgcgggaaagcagcgcgctctgacagagcgattttcttcgcggacttgacagatgagcgcggcgcgtgctctttcctgtccccttacacgcgcgctctttcacgcgcgattgttgtttcatgatagagtgtgtgtgtaatgaTAATGTATGTTGTTGCTATAGGAGAAAGAGTCAGTAGTAAGAGAGACGAGTGAGCTGTTCCAATGGTCCGAAGACTCCCTTCCTCCGCTGCCTTCAGGTTACCCCCTATTTCCTTCCCTTTTGTATCCATTTTAGGAgctgataaaaaaaaaagactaaaattaaatttaaacctGTTATAGTCATACTAGGCAAGGATCTCATGGCTCTGAGCTAGGGTTAGtctcttgagtccaccacgatggcTAAGCCCGGGTTGAGACGTTTGCATAcgttcaagaactgttctaaagaactctctggcatgcaaggttgcatcatgatgttttcctttgcCGTTGAAACAAATGATGATTATTTCtcatattaataagtaaaaaatattctatctcTTGTTGTAACTTGGGAAGAGGAGCTTAGTGGCTTAGCTTAACGACAGccgtgcggatcgatctctgagatAAACTctcgcttgccgaggttgttatatggatgggtgaccatcttatacatatcaagttcctccgagttttggaaggcatgttaaattgtgggtctagGCTGCGTTATAAACCCAGGtgactgggttgtgaaggtccgataggcagtcgctccatgtaaaatactggtatacagctgcatccggtgagactggaagccgactccaacatagtttgtaAGAATGGCTAAGCTGATACATATGTTTACACATACCTTGGAAAACCTATTGGCCTTTTGCCGTACCCTTTAGACCCTCGACCAGCTTCGTGGGAGACTAGTGTGTGTAACTACCGGCTATCATTGcttatatcaataatattacaatattctttATCACAGAATCAGAACTACCTGTGGTAGAAGAACAAGTTGAAACGCAGAAGAAAGGCAAAGGTAAGAAGGGAAAGAAGAAGAAGGAGGAAGAGGAAATACCTGAGTTTGAAAAGGTAAGTCTTCTGCTTTGACTTGATGCCCTAGGTTCGATACCcgtaggttattttttttttccaaaactGCAAGATCTTTGTGGTCTGTGCAGTTGCTGTATGCTACTGATGATCACGAGGTTTGGGGTTCGATTCCTGTTTCAAGTTGTAAGGGTTTTGCCAAATGAAATGCTTTCAATAATGACCCAGCGTTTGTTGATGAGCCTAAATATGGCAATATGCTCGCCCTCTATTTCTCTATTTCATGAGactaatataaatgaaaaaaacaacttattttaatgcaaatttTCCTGTATTTATGagtattacaaagaaaatactataaataacaaaattggaAACCTaccttttaaatacaaattttagtAACGTGCCTTTGGTACATAATATACTTTCTTCGATAatgaagaaattattatttaaataacaattattacaatattattaaaatattcacgcaaaatacaaattaataaaataatacatacctTAGAATTTCAGCCACAATTTTCTAATTTGCTATTAAAAACGTGTTTTAACCcagaacattttaatttaaaaattgtctGTCTATTAGACGACAGTCATCCATTTAGTTTTacctatttcaataaatataaatataattagacaactcacacacggtcatttgattccaaactaagcagagcttgtactatggtaaccaaataactgataaacatacttataaacttctaaatacatatgtatatagataaattaattcggcatatatttttgtatttgtaaaccacagacaataataaaatcaatgaatTATTGCCCGTACGGCGTTCCTTATGCTTTGTATTCATGAAACAAATTAGAGTTCCGTAGCAAAAtgtttattaggtcggggaaaaagtcttttcgcattatagtatgtatgaacttgtaataaaatctctttggcttcaagaatcacaaatgagtacacggttcattaggtttctttaagtgagttcgtgaggtacccaaatatcgagcttttttgtgtagagaaaagattttattacaagtttatacatactataatgcgaaaagactttttcctcccctaatattttcaaattgattTGGTTTTCAGGGGCTTTATTTGTTAAGcgcaaatgttgtttttttcaGGGGGGGTTTTTGTCgctaatatataatttaattcataacaaaatgtttaaattttcaaaattggtTTGGTTTTGGTTTTCAGTTTGTTTGACGCAAATATTCTTTTTTCAGGGAGCTTTTTCAGCAGGCAGTTTGtcgctaataaataaatagatacttaatataaatttttcaaaatttattttttcagggGAGCTGTTTGGCGCATAAAAAATtgataactaaataattaaaatatttttagtaacagTAATTTCAACTCTATTTAAAAGTCatgataatacaaaattaaatagacaagtaaatatcattggacaactcacacacaatCATTTGATTCCACACTAAGCagttgtactatggtaaccaaataactgataaacatacttatatacttctaaatacatacttatatagatacatcaACAACTTAACCTAActttctatataatattaccTTAATTTTGATAGTAagatagtataaaataaatcaaaaataagtTGAATTTATCAACACAATGGTCACTGAGGAGCCAAAGGAAATGTCGGAGGCAGAGGTTAGGTTAGTATTAAACgattatatactaaaataaataacccattaatgtaccactgctgggcaagggtctcctcccggaatgagggaggggtaaggccttgagtccaccacgctggcctagtacGGGTTGGGTTAATacgtcattttaattttatatggcACTTAAATACTAacccctcttattcataaaaatatatgaagttatgaaaggcttataaagtgttttgtttctttcactccttagcgaaatgaaagagagaaaacttattttagtagttgtttaactaaaataggtttatagtgtgtttatgaataagagggttatttttagtaaattaattgatttatgtCTCTTACACTTGTCATTTAATAAGAGAGCCTtcggctaagtaacaacagccacgcagatctctgaggttaagctacgcttgccgaggttgttctgtggataggGGACCATATTGTACATACCGAGTTCTTTAGTGTTTCAGAAGATCAGCATAAGATTTAAGTgccattattattaaatgacgTTGCAATATTTCATCATGATTTATTTAGCAATACATATGAGTGGAATGACGAAATTTATTAGCAGTGCttaatattgattgattttatttcatcatatggttagtggtcaaactagtgtcaaagttgttcaagcccaaAAGGCCTATGATATagattaacgactgttatcttagtagacaacaaccaggaccaaATTTTTACGTGCCCCGCAAAAACACCAAGCTCCAACTACCTagggtcacccatctatgaaatgaccgcgtcaagtgttgcttaacccacagattatTTACTAACCAGTTTGTTCAACGGCCTATGGGTGTCTCAATCGGCCTCcttgatttattataatcttttatatAGATGTTCcaatatatgaattttaattaatgttataatcatttagttacttaattacttttttaataactttatcgCAATTGGAAACTGAGATTATGTGAAATTgatatatgtacgtatataataatattttagaaattaattaataattgttgttAAAATTCCCTTTAATTCCCCTCTTCCCTTGGAAAGGAAGGGGGACggcctttgcctagcagtgagaCACTCAAACAGGCTGAGAAAAAATAATCCCTTTTAATATCGACCTAGATTGAGGAGCTCATGGCTTTATTAAAAACAGACGCACGGATCGATcttaggttaagctacgcttgctgaggttattttgtgaatgggtgaccatcttatacataagTTTTTGTCTTTCCCTATGAGAGAAAGCcgttatgtaagtatgtatgtatgtatcccTATAATGGTTTCGATTACGATATAGTTTGACCACTGCTATATCTTAGCGTTAAAGTACTATTTTATACAAGACAATCTACGatcacaaaaatacataatttatatcaaaaacttCGCCATTCCACTGTAATACAGAACCCAAGCACTATAACCCGATTCGAACCCAACTTTTTcccttttatttttctaaaactacCCTTTTGTTTTTCTCCCCTGAAAAGCAATAAACATGctgtttttattcctttttacaACCGTCGtattacctaataaaaaaaccCTGTTCCACCCTCccttatttcattttttaattcataGTGATACGGGACATACAAGGATTTTCGTGGAAGAAAATTTTCGGActtaaaaattttgtttaaaaattcagatttgaaaaataagtttgcttgttaaagtttaatttaattataaaatgtgtttattaaaagttaaattgaTTATGGATTTTGACTTAATTGGAAACAGTTaacttaattattcatttttattgaatttgaaaataaaatagttcttttatttggtgaaagaatatttttaattaataaagtttaatttaattataaaatgtgttgtttaaagttaaattaattaaagcttttgataagatttgaaaattaaatagttttttcttatatttggtgaaagaaattaatgattaaataataaaaaatgacaaGTGACGGAAGTATTAATGCTGagtttaaaatgcaaaatattgatttcaaaaagcTGATGACCAATTCGtttgtaagttatttataataatattttgttaaattaattaatatttaacttacttttgtgaaaatatatgAGTCTGAAacgttatttcataaaaaaactggAAATGAAGCTAAAAATTgagctttaattttattttataaacaaacttttcaagATTTATAAATTATCAATGTACATATTTGCATACtacattttgatacattttttaaatattaacaagtaaaaactaaatatattagaatattgtttatataggaaaaaaactattgataaagtattaaaatacagACTATAAAATAATTCCGCATTGCCGTTTTCGGGTAAAGTGCTTAGAAGACTGGCagcgttaattaaaataaataattagcttCCAAATacgtttttaaccgacttaaaaaaaaagaggaGATTCTCAATTcgattcttttttaaaataaacgtatttttctttatataatttaaaatcacttatttttttattttctaaaactgTCGTAGCCAAAAAATTGGAAGAAGATGAATAGAAAAGAACGAGAAGCGTGGCTCGTACAAAGAATAGAAGAGTGGAGAGCCGAGAAGGAAGCAGAGAAGTTAGTTTTCCTCAACTATTCCTAAGACTTACTACACACATAAGTATTCAGTTcggcaatattttattttaactgcctccgtggcgcagttgccacgccgctaccattgcgtcgggaggccgtgggtgcgattcccacacgagacaattatttgtacgatccacaagtaattgtttcggatctggttgtactttgtgtccgttgtttgtatgtttgtccccgcgacacaagaacaattcttagtgtgggagttgtcttttttataacaaaaaaaaatatttatcgaacaacaaaacctactcgactcacttgttcggcttgagCCGATTGGGTTCATCTTTAGCCACCCGGCTAGGCAgtttaatgccgaaccgaaaaTGTGTGTAGCGAGTCTTACAATCCTTTCCATTTTTTGTCCTTTCCCAgcactttttatatttaagttatctGTAAGTATAgtgccacgtcaaaggccttcgggcggcttgaacaactttgacactaggttgaccactaaccgtacgatagATAAGAGTTGCAAACACCGAACATATTTGTCTATTTATATGCCAAAACaaccgggtcagctagtattatatagaTATCGTAGCCAAAAGCCAGCTTAAGGCTTATTTCCCGATCGTTTATATATAGGAAAACTaactgacccggcaaacgttgctttgccatataaaaaaaaattgtgtcactaaggtgtatgaaaaatagatgatggccgattctcagacttactcaatatgctcacataatttcatgagaatcggtcaagccgtttcgtaggagtatggcaacgaaaactgtgacgcgagaattttatatattagactagctgacccgcgcaacttcgcttgcgtcacataagagaatcataatttttcccgtttttgtaacatttttcactgttactctgctcctattggtcgtagcgtgatgatatataccctatagccttcctcgataaatgggctatctaacagtgaaagaatttttcaaatcagaccagtagtacctgagattagcgcgttcaaacaaactcttcagctttataatattagtatagataatgttcATACCACTCGGTTTTTCACTCTATTACAAAATGCATATTGTAAACAAAGTCATATGCAGATGATTTGCGAGTAATGTCTTAACGATGCACACGCTAAGTGCTACAAACGTAGTATTATACTAAATTATAGGTTTAACAGTTTCCTAAGGTATTTTCCTTGAATACAGCAtgtgtaatttgtaaaattgctAGTATAGATGGGACGGTGGAGTGGTTAATGTGGTTGTTGTTACCTTgtgttgggaggtcgtgggttcgattcatatacggaacaattatttgtgctatctacaagtaattgtttcgacGTTCGTTcgccgtatggttagtggtcaacctagtgtcaaagttgttcaagccgcccgaaagtcTTCGacacggcttaacgactgttatctaattGACAAACCGGCACCgagttttacgtgccctccgaagcacggagaaggtcagttcaaataccactatgcggtcacccatctatggaatgtccgcgccaaggttgcttaacccactgatcgtttacggACCGATGAGCGTAACTAGCCACGAGTAACTTTAGACTGAACTCCACACTATGAGAGGAGACcctggcccagcagtgggacattaatgggttaaatgtattatttataaattttcttctatacagtcaacctgggtaactttgaatcatttgggtaacattgatagtttcataacttttaaactcttgcgttgcatatatgtttaatgtataatagaatacgggaattaacgcgaacacgcattttaccttaaaatgcctacaGAACAGGCATTGACAGTTTCATataaaaccaacacaattgataaaagtttgcaaaactaaaataaacctttatcaattgtgttggttccatatgaaaaaataatcgaaactagttcaaattcccactgtcaatgttacccatatgattcaaagttacccaaatttaCCTTACCTAAAATGTCCGTGTATTACTTATGTCACGTCATCTCGGACGTAACTGAGTCTCTATATCTATCTCTGTCTACAGACAGGCAATATTAGCAGGTGCGAAGGAGAAAAGGCTAGCCCTTCAACGAGAAAGAAATGAGTTGATGGCCAAAGATGTTGATGAACAGGACATAAGACGAGATATATTAAAGAAGACAGTTTTATTGTTTCACAGTAAGTAAATTTATTCAGTACTTGAGTAACCCTTgctgtgtaaatcccgatccctcagaaactccgggataaaaagcctatgtgttatccTGAATCTTCAGCTATCTATATACCAAGTTTCATCGTATTCGATTCAAtggtatttgcgtgaaagagtaacaaacatacatacatacccacaaaccttcgcatttattaatattagtaggattattcTCAGTAGTAGTCCAGTGTTTCATTATTATGTCCGGTAaacggcaataggctcgccccctaatacatgggactaatattgttaaaggcgaaacgtgagtgtattttaaaaataattcttttacaattaacttgggtaactttgaatcatttgggtaacattgacagtgggaattcgaactagttttgattattttttcatatgaaaccaacacaattgataaaagtttgcaaaactaaaataaacctttatcaattgtgttggtttcatatgaaaaaataatcggaactagttcaaattcccactgtcaatgttacccaaatgattcaaagttacccaagttgactgtaattacttagtttattatttttacagaattCGAAAGTCAGAAAATAGCTcaagtacataaaaaacaaatgcaGGAAGaggtatgtacatatttattacattaactaTCTAAGTAATGAACGTCGGGTAAGCTCtgatctatacttctatacttatattataaagctgaagagtttgtttgtttgattgcttgtttgtttgtttgaacgcgcttatctctggaactactgaaccgatttgaaaaattatttcagtgttagatagtccatttatcgaggaaggctataggctatatatcatcacgacacgaccaataggagcagagtaccagtggaaaatgttacaaaaacggggaaaattatgacccattctctcttatgtgacgcaagcgaagttgcgcgggtcagctagtgtgttaTACAGTTCGAGGCGCCCGTAggcagttgcgctcaccgttcggtaaacgatctgtgggttaagcacactttggcgcggtcattccatagatgagtgaccgcgtagtggtatttgaactcggcgtctccgtgcttcggagggcacgtaaaacgtcggtcccggttgttgtcaatcaagataacagtcgttaagccacgtcaaaggcctctcgggcggcttgaacaactttgacactaggttgaccattaaccatacgatgatAGAaaagttatacagtgttttgttttcGTGCGTTTTACCCTGTCAACGTctcttttattgtttgtttcttcAGTGGCAACAATACCTTCGCTGTGATGGTCTCCCGGACCCTCGTGTAGTGACGCAGATGAACACCTACCTTCATTTATGGGAGAAGAGCGAGATCTGTGATGACAATGAACTGAACAGAAGATGCGCTGAGGTTTTACCTGTAAGTAACTATTGAACAAGCCaagagtttgttggcagctcttctcattggccctaccgtccgaactggcggtaaattcactctctgtatcattaactatcataagtgtcagcatttgacctaaatgaataaatttgatatttttttaaaaccaattgCACAAATAAGATCatggccagttgcgctcaccatgatctgtgagttaagcaattcttggtgcggtcattctatagatgagtgaccgcatagtggtatttgatatAAGCTTCtgcgtacttcggagggcacgtaagacgtcagtcccggttgttgtcaattaggatAACAGTCAAGCCATGTCAAATACCTTTAGGAGgttagaacaactttgacactaggttgaccactaaccatacgattaatAAGCCTATCTTACACTTAACCAATAAAGGAAGACTCTATTCTACAGGCTACGCCGGTTGCATATTCATTAATCAAAGGGTAATTAATCCGATAATTAATgaatagatatattttaattacaactttTTATTACAGATGCTTGAAATGTTGGAGCAATTGGTAGCTAACACTAGAGCGTTTTCACCGAGACAAATAAACAACTATAACGATGTAAGTTAGTTAACTTAGGTTTAGTATAGTTTTTAAGAATTGGAATGTGattggtaaataaacattattttattttatttaagtgttttaaGTGAACTCAAAAACATACTCAACATGAGCTGTTTgtctatctaatatataaaattctcgcgtcacgttgctgtactcctccgaaacggcttgaccgattctcatgaaagtttgtgagcatattgagtaggtctgagaatcggccaacatctatttttcatgcccctaagtgacactttttatttaatttttatggcaaaacaacgtttgccgggtcagctagttagtctGATTTTAGTATAGCTTTCTTCTTTGTCTTGTCTCTTCGTTCTTAAAAACCTTCTGTAAAGTGATTTGGCCGATGTATTTACAACCGGCCGCCTGCCTAACGTCAAACCTCCTTGAGAACTTTGAACTGTGAATAGTTTCGCATCCGAAGAAAAAACAAACTCCAATTTATATGCAGATTTGTACATTATCATGTTCTTGTATATAAGAGGCTAGTTATCTTGgatcaaatttattataactaatggaaaaaaagtaaaaaaaatcaagatggaattacaaaaatgtacatcatttcttaaaaattacgAATTATCAAAGGTCTTCTCTCCTCCCAGGTCCGGCTAAACCTTCGCTCGCAACTCTCCTTCGCGATCCAGCTGGCTTCATACTCCTTACTCCGAGATCTGGAGAAGTACTTGAAGTTCGAGTCCACGAAGCTGGCGACGTATGAGAGGCAGTTCTTTGGTCTTAGGCTGAACATCTGGGTAGCTGTGAAATGGCCGACCAGGAAGCTGAAGCCGATTGAACCAGAACCGTAAGTTTGTCCTAgaattatgttattttgaatACTTTCTTATAAACTGTGTTCAGTTCAGTCATTCTTTTAGACGCTATGTAATACAGGCTCATTTCTTTTTTCCAAATAAGGAAATACCGGGACTTGGCtaggactcgaggcctaacccttccctcaatACGGGACGgagcccttgcccagcagtgggatcgatgggttaaatttatttagcacttttttatataagtacttatgtCGGCACTGAACTTGAAATTGCAACTTTGTACAAAACCTATTCTCTCATACTCTATTCTTTTTTATACCTTTGAAACAACTTACAACTTGTACTTTTAAAGCAGTGATGTAAAAATGACTTTTAAATGCACCGCATATAATACGCTGACTTTATTTCCAACCCTAATGAGGGGTTTCAAAAAGGAAAAGGAGTTTCTGGAGTCTTTTAACAGCCctaataatacaataagaaaaatatcaacTTCTAACAACTACATTTCTTTCAGAGAGCCTGTAGAACTGTCATTTCCATCGATCAAAGTGGCTGTCAAACTACCAAAGATAATCGACGGGTCATGCGTGTGTGTGCGCGCGGCGAGGTCCTTGATAGACCTGCTCAGTGAGAGTTCCAGGTCTTTCGGAGTGCCTGGGGACCTGCCTAATAGATACATTGGTATGTATGTGccatataaagataaaatatagcAACAGATAGCCCATAGCCAGCTGCGCTcaacggtcggtaaacgatctgtgggttaagcaacccttggcgcggtcattccgtagatgggtgaccgcattgtggctTTTGAGctgagtgtctccgtgcttcggagcgcacgtaaagtcggtcccgattgttgtctactaagataacagtcgttaagccatgtcaaaggcttttcgggcggcttgaacaacgttgacactaggttgaccgcaaaccatacgataagaagaacaCTCCTTTTATTAACAGATCTATACGAGTTTAACGAGAAAGAACTGATGGACGTGATCAAGACTAAGAAGGAGTTTGACGACGTCAGAGCCAAGTTCTACAAGGAGATCAGAGAGAAGACCAGGGAACTGGAGAACTTCCTGAAAGCTAATCCGTTAGTATATTGCTTTTAAAGCACCATTattttctactagctgaccgcaacttcgcttgcgtcacataagagaggatgggtgaattttttccgtttgtttgtttgaacgcgcttatctcaggaactactgatccgatttgaaaaattcaaaaatatatcatcacgctacgaccgataggagcgAGATAGATAGaaggagtagcaacgagaaatgttacaaaaacgcgaAAAATTATGACgaattctgtcttatgtgacgcaagcgaagttgcgcgggtcagctagtgttaaaatATGACTTGAAACGTCACAAGTGTTCttcattatataaattacttttggtTTCAGTTATACAAAGAACGAGAAAGAAAAGGAAGATTTAGACAACTTGAATATGATGGAACCTCCCTTTCTGCCAGACCCAAGGACCTTTCTAGCAGAGACTAATGGTA from Anticarsia gemmatalis isolate Benzon Research Colony breed Stoneville strain chromosome 28, ilAntGemm2 primary, whole genome shotgun sequence includes these protein-coding regions:
- the LOC142984769 gene encoding dynein axonemal intermediate chain 7-like isoform X1, with the translated sequence MAKKDKKKKEAEPEPEVQDEVLVQTTELEPEPEEVQYTDTSYTSASFESLPPVPVEEPKKKDKKKKKKAEEKESVVRETSELFQWSEDSLPPLPSESELPVVEEQVETQKKGKGKKGKKKKEEEEIPEFEKPKNWKKMNRKEREAWLVQRIEEWRAEKEAEKQAILAGAKEKRLALQRERNELMAKDVDEQDIRRDILKKTVLLFHKFESQKIAQVHKKQMQEEWQQYLRCDGLPDPRVVTQMNTYLHLWEKSEICDDNELNRRCAEVLPMLEMLEQLVANTRAFSPRQINNYNDVRLNLRSQLSFAIQLASYSLLRDLEKYLKFESTKLATYERQFFGLRLNIWVAVKWPTRKLKPIEPEPEPVELSFPSIKVAVKLPKIIDGSCVCVRAARSLIDLLSESSRSFGVPGDLPNRYIDLYEFNEKELMDVIKTKKEFDDVRAKFYKEIREKTRELENFLKANPYTKNEKEKEDLDNLNMMEPPFLPDPRTFLAETNEKAFNKYLKQCLTRTRAGEVNLRKYRICGGVLNLDLITTPPQPKRMRNSVVLTTFMLPKTLQPMKYQVQYRAPAPPAPGVTRTPEEIEQEIKKVEAQYQKLAQVFIDLPLDVMWTEPPVVCQWQEARRLWTSNYVNDLKYNEDKLTIQFRTGVLWPIGIAAQKYSNMPYQGWDIKPDPDSKGVLITVTGVCVTVTWLCLSNQVRLKFIANATTPALKQYFNKPCTVKRMVQLMREAGCDFFPEFDAHNHVEGSSPKEWAMERHNYHAMAFLSRAYNFQWSRWNAGTGTRIMIMQLREAVDKKREAKLSLLYVTPQRATILKCNEMTTEISHEPMAGLPFFPDLFTLNMSYGSVDARRMTFNMQYRLVETVFEMLQELKLSSFS